TTCATTTAATgttttcttctaatttcttttttgttgggAAATTTTGAGATCAATTGGAATTTAAGGTAGACCTCTATTCCTACTTTAGTGGTGTAGATTTGGTGTACTTTAGCCCTAATAAGTTTGTATATCATTTTTTGTTGGCACAAGATATTAATAGACGAAaaccattttcttttactcaaGAATTATCATGTCAAATTATCAAGAACGTAAAATTAATTAGGAAAGTGTGCCTGTAATCATGAGGGTTACCAATTCTCCGTCTTGTGATTTTCGATCTTCTTAACCAAGATGTGAGCCGCCCTCttttcctaaaaataaaaatatcgagAAAACACTATGTCTGATTTGGACCAAAACCCTATAATTATAATagcataaaattaattttttttgttttgcccTTCTTTGAACTAGAAATTACAAACGGGTACTTACGCATAAGACTTCATAGTTTATGAGGTGTCATTTAGACCCATTAACTTTAAACTTCTGAAGATCGCTTTCAATTTGGGTCAACCTTTGGCTGAAAGCAATCGAGATATAATTATTCATAATACAATATATGTGTAAGATCATAAAAAGTTCTAACAATCTCCTACTTCAACAACACGTGTGTGCGCGCgcatatttatatgtatattataacttttaaattgtATGTCACCTTATGAGCTCAAAATATGGGATATCATAATGTGAAGTACTTCAAAACGTAACAAACTCCTCGATTTATCATGCTAATATTGAACCAAAATGACTTGTGTTACATGTCTCATAACTAATTCTTTGTTGATCACGAATTCCAACATAACCAACTGACATCGATCGATTGAGTATGGATGTGAAACATAAAAATTACGTGCAATATGATCTAAGCACACATCTTTCCAATTGGTCCTACTGTAAAATAAATCAgggtgaaaaataaattaaatactttatttatgtcaaaataACCTCGAAATCCTTACGTTGAAAtcataaactaaaaattaaaatgtgtcTACAGTCTACACATAAAGAACATTTAAAAGCTTACAAAGGGATTTCACCTCATCAATAGTGTGTAATTGTTGTGACTGAATTGGAGGATGACCGAAAAGAGTTTCCATCGTCTAAAGAtggtattattatatatatcattgatACATAATTATACATCATATATACATGACCAATACCTTACATGTATATGTGATCTTTTTTATCGTACAATATTGATACATacaatatatgtcatatatacacaattatttgatattgataaattaCATAATCTACTTATATAATgtatatgtgttgtataaacaATGCATATGGATGTATATACATTTAGATATGCACCATATATACATGAttatacactatatatataatattNAGAGTTGGAAGATAATAATTATAGAGAaaagaaagatgaagaagaattaaaaaataaagaggaagaggaaaaagGGCTGAGAAAGAGGCAAGTGGCGGTACATTTTTCTTAATtgcaaaaaaattgttatatttagttagaaaaattatattgacataaatggtaaatatttttttaatatagcatatttatgtgatttacccttatttatacaatattgatatattacatgtacaacaattatttttattgaattttttttgtcacaTGTATGAAAGAGGTAGAAATTTGCTTCATTACGttgtattcattttttcataCGAGGAATACCTTGAAAAGCCGTGTATATAATAGCAAGACTCACTATAAAAATGCAGCTTCACCCGCAGTTTGTTTCCATTTAGACACGGTTCTTGTGTGGCTAAACCTTGCcggtttttttcttttgtattatttttatgtaaaaagaATATGACTACTTTTATTAGAAATTAATCAGTTTATTGTACATATATGAAATTGTCACAAAAAACAaagccaaaagaaaaaaagaaaaaaaaggaaggtgTAATCAGGATCTTCTGGAAATCAAACTGCATTGTGTGGATAACTGTAAGAGATCTTAGACCTCATctgtttttattaaaattaagacATCTAAATCTGAATACacatctgaatgattaagatcttATCTGTAAATCTGAATACTAAatgattatgattgtttgtttttaaacatCTGAATAAATAATGAACATGAtacattcaaattattttaacaaaGTTATAAATGCATCATCatttgatttcaaaatttttgGAGTTGCTTTGCactttaatcaaataaatatttatgaaattgcTTTTCActttaatcaaatttaaaaaaaccaATAATTTTTATCAATTCTTGATAAACaagcaacaaaaacaaaaattaaaattttaagggAAATAATTTAGATAACCAATTAAATTGGAAAATGAGagacttgaatttttttatttttttacgaaAATAAAGTGTCTATAAAAAAAAGTCTAAATGAAAATAAGACTATGTCACATGCCTGATCCATTCAGACCCATCAAgagatttttaagtaaaaactaaaaaaagcaAATGCACTTAATGTCTTAATGTCTGAACCATTTAAATTCAGACCTACATTAAGAGCAAACAAATGACGTGCAAAAATAAACTCGAGATACTCACTAAAGgaaaattccaaaaaataatcttagAAGATATTGGTGTTTGACAAagttttcaaaataataaacaaataagaaaGTTTTTATGATGGTGTATTTtgctaaattaattttaatttattaataatattttaaaatttaatgtttgactatgactattttttatatatttatttaatgctAAGAATAATACGATTTCTTAATGATATAAACCTCTTTTGATTTcttaaaataaacaagtaataaGAAACACTATTTACTATAAGAGAGGGAATTAACATTTGGCAAGTTGGTTTTCATATTCATTGTATTCATCAACATAAATCACATAGAGAAACAACATAAAATCCTTCGTTAATATCAAAATACACcactaaaataacaataataccACATACCTACCTTGAAAATGCCATAATTTAATTTGCTTAATGAACTCTATCTCTCCAATCCCTCTATAAATACACAAAACATTATTAATCTTATATTTCCAAAGCATATATTATAATTGTAATTATAGAAAGAGAGAGGGAAAAAAATGAGTGGTGTTGGTGTGGAGTCGATGGCACGATCAAATGTTGGAGCACGATGTGTTGGGATCGAAAATAACAAAGTGTCATGCAGAAGTATGGAGTCGATGGCACGATCAAATGATTGTGGGGGGATTGGATTTCAAATGCCATTGCATTACCCAAAATATACAAAGGCTGAGTATGAGAGTATGGCAGAATGGAAGGTGGATTGTTTGCTTACTCAATATGGACTTCCAATTCATGGTGATGTAAACCATAAGAGGAAGTTTGCCATGGGAGCTTTTCTTTGGACCTATTAATTTCTTAGTATTAACGTACTCGTTGTACTTTTGATATTATGAGTTTAAGATTTTATTTCatgatatatatgtattatgtcatgtaggatacgtgtctacttgttcaattttatacaagtttaagtgtctaatTGTGCACtcccaaagttggagggcatagttatcagttgaagtcaagttaaatgttatgtttatgtattatgcctatataTATTGTGTCTCGTGTCCAAAGTGTTAAGTTTAGTTAAACCCGTTTTACATAGATTGCATCGGCCTCTAGTTGATTCTTGGCATTTTGAGCTGCTACACTCAAAATTGTTCTCGTAACATTAACAAGATGTGATGTTACAAGTcacgaatatatatatatatatatctttacaAGCGAACAGGGCATTTCTATTGGTTTCATCTCAAACTATATATAGTTGAAAActtatttgtctattttgatAGACAAAAATAAGATAAGAGTAACCGATAGGAGAAGAATGGATGAGAGGATATAGATAGAATTGGGGATGAGAAGCATAATTTTTGCCTAAGCATAATCACAATATGCATAACCCTTTCTTTCTGATCCCCATTCATTTTTAACTCGTTGCTAACTGGGTCTGAATCACAAATCAACCTTTGTGAAGACCTTCTGGTCCTATTACCTTTTCTCGACCCAATAGCTACTTTAGCTGCTTGTGTAACATTTTAGCAAGTATCTACATCGGGTTGGGGTTGATTCATAACAGTTCTCCTTTAGAGAAAATTGCCGCCCAACACCTTTGGGTCATGTAGTTTACAAAATATGTACGCAAAATGCAGATAGTGTATACTTTATACTAATATACCTATAATATATATGCCTTACACAAATAAATTGGAATCATGCTCATTACAAATAACACAAGGCTATTTCATCCTTAATTTTAAACAAATGAAACTATATACATTAATACACTACTATGTATTcaatctaaattttttattgaaattgttCCCTTTCCTTGAAAGGAAGCGTTGGCGTAGCTACTacagttgttagttgttgtcaTGTGATCAAGAGGTCACAGGTTTGAACTGTGGAAATAATGTATTGTAGAATGCAGGATAAGACTGTGTACAATAGATCCTTATGGTCTGACTCTTACTTTACACGCATGGTTATCCCTTTCCATATGTAACAGCTAATTGGCTATCTGAATAACCAATTTTCAATCTTGGAACAGACATCTTGTTCTTATCTTGCATTCTATTCCTGTAAATGTTAACGATCAATGCTATCGCAGCAATTCTTGTCGTACGATACCAATTCCATGGATTAAATAAACTTTTTATGCAAATGACCAAAAAActtgaacttttcttcttttctttctcatcTTTACTCTGTTTCTGTTCTGTTTTTGCCAAATTCTCAGAAAATGACAATGCATCTTTAATTCCTTTGCCAAAATATTCTTTTAGTTCGTCAATCACTTCTAGTTTATTTCCCCATGTTGGATCCTTATTTAATTTGTCTATCAGTACCATTCTACTTGCTTCCAAACGGACAAGCGCGCCATTGCGATGTCTCTGCTGCCGAGACTCTAATGCCTGCGTTGCACAAGTAAAAATTAATTGGTTACCATACCATAGTGGCGCATGCAGGATTTTACGCAAGCAGTGTCTATCTATTTGTCCCAAAGTTGATAGTATTTACTTACTAAAAGATAGCTCATGTAAATAGATAGTGAATATACATTTTTTACTTGCATATTTAACATAATGTTTTACATGgaattaaaatttgtttatgGTTAGGCAGAGATGGagctaaaattttaattttataggttCTATATTCTAGGATAGTGACATCAGGTGTTAATAACTAGGTTTTGAGTTTAACTTTTGTATATATTAAGTGGATTTCTTAATATGAATATAGAGTTAAAACTAAGACTATTGTGTTCGACTTAACATATACCTAACCTTCTAGCGCCGTCCCATAACATGAGAACATTCATTTTGATAAATTGGTGATTGCTATAAGACTCAAACCCATGAAGACTTATATATTGAGTCGTGTATGACCATCTCAGCTAAAATCATAAATCGTTAGAAATTGATTATGTCGCTCATTCATTtagaataaataaacaaaaatttaaaaacgaAAGGAACTAATTAGTAAAACCTGGTAGAACTGGAGCATGTTCTGAAGATCCTTTAATGAGTCTTGAATGCCAATCAATTTCTCCTTATCTTCCATTGTGAGTTCTTCAATTCCGCAATAACGACCATGTTCAGCACAGTGTGTACAGAAATTAATTTCTTCGCGACGAATTCTATCACTAATCTCATCATATAAAACCTCTGTTCTCTCACTAAGATTATGCAAATCTTTATAAGTATTATTCATCTTTATATATCATATAGTACAAATGCAGTatcaatcaatttattttatacttGAAAAAGCTTCCTTGCCTTTGCTTTTTAAAATTctgtttatttcatgttttgttttttgtttgggAAATTTTAGAGATCACTTGGAATGTAAGGTATAGCTCTGTTCTTACTTTAGTGGTCTGGATTTGGTGTACTTTAGCCTAATCATTTTGTATTTTCTCCGTCTCAATTTGGTTGTCTtactttcttaattttaacttttcattAAAACCATATAATTAAAGTACAATACAtttgacatatctttaatttaagattacgaaattcaaaagtttttaaaattttattcaactttgtgtcaagttaaaataggacaaacaaattgaaacggagagagTCACAttgttgtcttcttcttctttttttgcatGTGGTAATCCTTTCATAGCAAGTTTTGTCTGCTGCTGAAACCTTTAGCTGTTCACTGTCCCACAAGTTCTCGTATTCCTACTCAATATTTTGCAAAGGGACAGGGGTATGGATTCCGCTGAACTCAGTagttttaatccaaaatttacttttgtattatgaaatttatcaaatatgcatgtacaaattattaatttaaaactaaataattttaaatgactaaaattttgaatttataagcTTCAAATCGTGGGTCTATCTTTGTCATTTACATATGCAATAGTTTTGGCTCAAACtaatctttattttaaaaacttatttaatatttacaaattataaattcataagagaaaaataactaaataactACGTCTCAATTTCAAGTGAGTCGAAACCAATTATATGAATCTTCATCATCGACAAGTTTGCTAACGTCTTAATTAACTAAAGTTACGTTGATATACTAGGCTTGATTGCTGTTTTTTCTTTATCGCAGTTTCACATTATATACTTTAGTAtattacaaaaagaaaataaatagaagtTTGGATTGTAGTTGCAGAATTAGCAAcgagaaaaagaaaatagaaatcaTTGCCAAATGTGACTCACGTTGGTAAGGAAAAAAAGTGGATTCTTTGACAACTTATCAGATAAAGAATTTGATTTTCATCTCTTTTCACTCACTTTTTAACTGTCAGCAAGCTCAGGATCCAAGCAAAGGATCAACAACACTAATACTCCTAGACATTCAATCATGTAAACAATGGTCCTTTCGGAGACATCCGAAATAATTGGAACGATACAAAGAAGAGATAAGTCGGGCAATGCATAAAACCCCAACGCTAGATGGTTAAGTACCCGAAGAATCGGACCATAGTAATAAGAGAACCTAGGTTTGAATTCCAACAAAGACAAGCTAGGTGATTTCTGCTGAAACTTTGGTTGTAGATGCACACAAACTAACTCGGACATATCACCGAATACACTCAAAAAAATGGAGGGAAGCAATTATATCCAGGCTGAACTATAGTTATCCGTAATAATAAACACGATAGAATTTACAAAAAAGGCTTTTGAAGTATggaaatatttacataaatagATAGTCGAACCAAAAGAAACAATCCAAAACCAGATAAATACGCTTCCCACACatgttcaaaattcaaatattagCATTCATACATAAAGAAATTCAAAGCATCATCGTTCTTCCTGTAGAGGAGCAACGCCTAATGCTATTCTACACATAGTTAATGGAGAATAGAGAagataaaacatttgaaatttgtttttgtttatatCAATTCAAGCCATCATAAAGTTAAATGTTTTAACCCATGGCATACTTCTGGGTCCAACTCCTGGCGGTTCCTTCGTATTTGGACTTGTCTGTCTTGTACATGTGAGCAATCTCAGGAACCAAGGGGTCGTCAGGGTTTGGGTCCGTCAAAAGTGAGCAAATTGAAAGCAAAACCTGAAATGTAATCCAGAATCCTTTCCCACCTTAAGAAACATAAATAACACAACATGCTTCGCGAAACACAAACCAGTTTTGAACGGTCTTGGAAAGCCATTTAACAGAATTCATAATTTCAGAAAAAACAAATGATGCTACTAGCAGAGAACCGGGGACAAGATCTTATCCTATGCAACCGAAATCAAAGTGTTTTACGAAGGACActgttaaaatgttttcatcaTTGCTCCCTAAAGCTATTAAGGAATAATATTAGGTCACCTATTATCTATGATGCCCAATTAAATGATCTTTCCCTTTTTAAAGCGTCGATCCTTCAGATTATACACAATTAGCTAATGAATCAAAATTGATTTGAAAAGGCACTTATATCATGAAGGTTCCAAGCCTCGGAATAGGTATGTTTTCATAGCTTGTATTATTTCTCAGCAGATAACGGTAAGAAAGGACCTTGGAAATAGTTAAGGCAGGGCTCCACTGCTCCTTCAGTATGTCCAAGCATATACTCCCATTACTATTGATATTTGGATGGAAAACTTTTGTCCTAAAAGCAACCTGCAAGGATTTAACGAATAAACGTCACACAATAAAGTCTAGAGGGAAACTGCAATTTATAAACTGATGCACATGAATTTACATACTCAGGTTCACCAACTAAAGGTTTACAAGAGAAACAGTTTGTTGGACATGAAAAGTTTCCAAATAGTCCTATCAACAACCATGCCTCTATATAGACTAGTGTGGTCGCTATCTGAATCCTCAATAACCACTTGCTCCAAATAGAtctatgtatttctttttcct
The DNA window shown above is from Solanum stenotomum isolate F172 chromosome 6, ASM1918654v1, whole genome shotgun sequence and carries:
- the LOC125867308 gene encoding uncharacterized protein LOC125867308 produces the protein MSELVCVHLQPKFQQKSPSLSLLEFKPRFSYYYGPILRMNNTYKDLHNLSERTEVLYDEISDRIRREEINFCTHCAEHGRYCGIEELTMEDKEKLIGIQDSLKDLQNMLQFYQALESRQQRHRNGALVRLEASRMVLIDKLNKDPTWGNKLEVIDELKEYFGKGIKDALSFSENLAKTEQKQSKDEKEKKKSSSFLVICIKSLFNPWNWYRTTRIAAIALIVNIYRNRMQDKNKMSVPRLKIGYSDSQLAVTYGKG
- the LOC125867088 gene encoding ubiquitin-conjugating enzyme E2 10-like, which produces MASKRILKELKDLQKDPPTSCSAGPVGEDMFHWQATIMGPSDSPYAGGVFLVTIHFPPDYPFKPPKVAFRTKVFHPNINSNGSICLDILKEQWSPALTISKVLLSICSLLTDPNPDDPLVPEIAHMYKTDKSKYEGTARSWTQKYAMG